A stretch of the Arachis stenosperma cultivar V10309 chromosome 6, arast.V10309.gnm1.PFL2, whole genome shotgun sequence genome encodes the following:
- the LOC130936777 gene encoding uncharacterized protein LOC130936777: MEGNLEAKDGGGTPRRKRVLSIKGALSRIKRKKLGGSTRSLSSLSQSPFDGDGTLKIPSRSNNTDFFADDSSYSPSPSSSSRYSSNQALNEMVQGDDDGEIKQDNVVAVSLEDGDSMIDAKADEFIAQFYRQMRLQRMDHMDPLYRERSHRSLGW; the protein is encoded by the coding sequence ATGGAAGGAAATCTTGAGGCAAAGGACGGTGGTGGCACTCCGCGTCGAAAGAGGGTGCTTTCCATTAAGGGGGCCCTCTCAAGAATTAAGAGGAAGAAGCTTGGAGGCTCCACCAGATCCCTTAGCAGCCTCAGCCAATCTCCTTTTGATGGTGACGGTACCCTCAAGATTCCATCCAGAAGCAACAACACAGACTTCTTCGCCGACGACTCCTCCTATTCGCCGTCTCCGTCCAGCAGCAGCCGCTATTCTTCCAACCAGGCGCTGAACGAGATGGTGCAGGGCGACGACGACGGCGAGATCAAGCAGGACAATGTGGTTGCTGTTTCTCTTGAGGATGGTGATTCGATGATTGATGCTAAGGCTGACGAGTTCATTGCTCAATTCTACAGGCAGATGAGGTTGCAGCGCATGGATCACATGGATCCTCTCTACAGGGAGCGCAGCCACAGATCCTTGGGATGGTGA
- the LOC130933624 gene encoding uncharacterized protein LOC130933624, with protein sequence MENMFQIHRQTQMRHPQIELYVEFETVEVQHDIDIHDDRAAVDEGMNSDSEEEFEATYEAGDEDEDGDVGVEAAAENVVVHPSSSQPMDVPPFMCELDLEAMHAPEFSENANIGIADPEDGEFRIGMEYSSRKSVVAAIRNFTISKGVDYEVYESEPQTFYAKCKMYGHGCDWLIRASLIRKKGCWEIRRYNGRHTCTIGTISQDHSKLDSDTVADAIRPLVETDPSIKVKFIIAEVQSRFNYTISYRKAWLAKQKSIANVFGGWEDSYQALPWWLSVMVQKMPGSVVQIETRPLYNGNEEAQGVKILHRVFWSFNPCIRAFRHCKPLVQVDGTHLYGKYKGTLLVAVAQDGNQNIVPIAFALVEGETADAWHFFLRNLRMYVVRKDGVGMISDRHESIRAAVNRSGGDWQPPRAWWMFCIRHIGSNFLRAFKVPHLQKFVVNIGYSRTVEEYNINYKRLEERGEAYARWCDAIGLRHWVLAFDEGHRWGHMTTNLVECINSVLKGARNLPVLALVRATYYRLNELFTRKSAETHERKRAGYMYSAFAQQRIEASMHQAGNIFVHRFDRRNEVFEVREMTTGKVLVVDLARRTCDCGHFQVERIPCRHVIACCANQRLDWQLYVHDVYKMTEVRKVYKFEFTPLGDPDTWPAYEGPTLVANPAQRRTSKGRPKLTRYLNEMDSRDMRGPRICRLCGAQGHSRSRCPHRAGPSGAAS encoded by the exons ATGGAGAATATGTTTCAAATTCATCGGCAGACTCAGATGCGACACCCACAGATTGAGTTGTACGTTGAGTTTGAAACTGTGGAGGTTCAACATGATATAGACATACATGACGATAGAGCTGCAGTGGACGAAGGAATGAATAGTGACAGCGAAGAGGAGTTCGAAGCCACTTATGAGGCCGGCGACGAAGATGAGGATGGTGACGTGGGAGTTGAGGCAGCAGCAGAGAATGTAGTGGTTCATCCGTCTAGCAGTCAACCGATGGACGTTCCACCTTTTATGTGTGAGTTGGATCTCGAGGCCATGCATGCCCCCGAGTTTTCGGAAAATGCAAACATAG GCATTGCTGATCCTGAGGACGGAGAGTTCCGGATTGGAATGGAATACAGTAGTAGAAAGTCGGTCGTCGCAGCAATTAGAAATTTCACTATATCTAAAGGAGTTGACTATGAGGTCTATGAGTCTGAGCCACAGACGTTCTATGCAAAATGCAAGATGTACGGGCATGGATGTGACTGGCTTATCCGAGCTAGCTTGATACGGAAAAAAGGTTGTTGGGAGATACGAAGATACAATGGTAGGCACACGTGCACGATCGGAACGATTTCACAAGATCATTCCAAGCTGGACTCAGATACAGTTGCTGATGCTATAAGGCCATTGGTCGAGACGGACCCGTCCATCAAGGTGAAATTTATAATTGCGGAAGTCCAGTCAAGGTTCAACTATACCATTAGTTACCGAAAGGCTTGGTTGGCAAAGCAGAAGTCCATAGCCAATGTTTTCGGTGGTTGGGAGGATTCTTACcaagccttgccatggtggctCTCAGTCATGGTGCAGAAGATGCCTGGTTCAGTTGTCCAAATAGAAACACGACCACTGTACAACGGGAATGAGGAGGCGCAAGGTGTAAAAATACTTCATCGTGTATTTTGGAGTTTCAATCCATGCATTAGGGCATTCAGGCATTGCAAGCCCCTAGTTCAGGTTGACGGCACACACCTATACGGAAAATACAAAGGTACACTTCTAGTTGCTGTTGCACAAGATGGGAACCAGAACATTGTGCCTATCGCCTTTGCCTTGGTGGAAGGGGAGACAGCTGATGCGTGGCACTTCTTTCTCAGGAATCTGCGAATGTATGTTGTTAGAAAAGACGGCGTGGGTATGATCTCAGACCGACATGAGTCAATAAGGGCAGCAGTAAATCGTTCCGGTGGCGACTGGCAACCTCCAAGAGCATGGTGGATGTTTTGTATAAGACACATCGGCAGTAACTTCTTAAGGGCATTCAAAGTCCCTCACTTGCAGAAGTTTGTTGTCAACATAGGGTATTCAAGAACGGTGGAGGAGTACAATATCAACTATAAGAGGTTGGAAGAGCGAGGCGAGGCATATGCTAGGTGGTGCGATGCCATTGGACTAAGACATTGGGTATTGGCATTCGACGAGGGACATCGATGGGGGCATATGACAACGAACCTTGTGGAGTGCATTAACTCAGTGTTGAAGGGTGCCCGTAATCTACCTGTGTTGGCGCTAGTCCGAGCAACATATTATAGGTTAAATGAACTTTTTACGCGGAAGAGTGCCGAGACTCACGAACGCAAGCGTGCCGGATATATGTACTCCGCATTTGCGCAACAGCGGATAGAAGCAAGTATGCATCAGGCTGGGAATATATTTGTGCACCGCTTTGATAGACGAAATGAGGTGTTTGAGGTGCGCGAAATGACTACTGGAAAGGTTCTAGTTGTTGATCTTGCGCGACGGACGTGTGACTGTGGGCACTTTCAGGTTGAAAGAATACCATGTCGCCATGTTATTGCTTGCTGTGCTAACCAGCGTCTCGATTGGCAGTTGTATGTGCATGATGTGTACAAGATGACAGAGGTTCGTAAAGTATATAAGTTTGAGTTCACACCATTAGGTGATCCCGATACATGGCCTGCTTATGAGGGACCCACATTGGTCGCTAATCCCGCGCAGAGGCGAACGTCTAAAGGCAGGCCCAAACTGACCCGATACTTGAATGAAATGGACTCACGCGACATGCGAGGTCCTCGGATATGCCGTCTCTGTGGTGCTCAGGGTCATAGTCGGAGTAGGTGTCCTCATCGTGCTGGACCGAGTGGTGCTGCTTCGTAG
- the LOC130933625 gene encoding endoglucanase 25-like: protein MSGKHNIWGGPLEINVEEHGLWHEEEEEEEEEEEFRRRRRGLDRAPYEAPSDEVKQRWLRRPDILEKSKSSSFYCNKSSISTLVCLVTISAIIVLIIKLKPHYHPPSSPTLDNYTLALPKALLFFNAQQSGKLPLNNNVSWRGDSCLKDEQVGGYYDGGDSTKYNFPAAFAMTMLSWSVLEYNHKYESALELHHVKHTIKWGTDYLLKTFTASANSTTTVASQLPSPTTKHNNKCWIRPEEIQSPRPASHCTTCPALAAETAAALAAASIVFHDNEAYSKKLIHGADVIFRFATQGLGDKYSGGADPPSLLYNSSGFWDEFLWGGTWMYLATGNSSYLNLITSPELDEKVGSMRQSVLSWDNKLPGAALLLARLRMFLDYGYPYEQVLKNYQNKIDDIVCSYLPNSNKFNRTKGGLIMLNHGNPRPLQYVVNAAFLAKLYSDYMGALYVPGIMCGGKFYRSEALEDFARTQVDYILGKNPEKMSYVVGSGERYPEEVHHMGASIMSEKGKKYGCGGGWKWRDRRKPNPNVIVGAMVGGPDKLDGFNDLRSNYNYTEPSLAGNSGLVAALVALSQNATPNNGIDHNTIFYSVRLP, encoded by the exons ATGTCGGGAAAACACAACATATGGGGTGGTCCACTGGAAATAAACGTTGAGGAGCATGGTCTGtggcatgaagaagaagaagaagaagaagaggaggaagagttCCGGCGGCGAAGGAGGGGGTTGGATAGGGCGCCGTATGAAGCACCATCTGATGAAGTGAAGCAAAGGTGGCTGCGGAGACCGGACATCCTTGAAAAGTCCAAGTCATCATCTTTCTATTGTAATAAGAGTTCCATTTCCACACTTGTTTGCCTTGTAACCATTTCCGCCATTATCGTTCTCATAATCAAGCTCAAGCCACATTATCATCCTCCATCTTCCCCCACTCTTGATAACTACACCCTTGCTCTCCCCAAGGCCCTCCTCTTCTTCAACGCCCAGCAAT CTGGAAAACTGCCTCTGAACAACAATGTTTCATGGAGGGGTGACTCGTGTTTGAAAGACGAGCAGGTTGGTGGCTACTACGACGGCGGTGACTCCACCAAGTACAATTTCCCGGCGGCATTCGCCATGACCATGCTAAGTTGGAGCGTACTGGAATACAACCACAAATAcgaatcagctcttgagcttcatCATGTCAAACACACCATCAAATGGGGAACCGATTACCTTCTCAAAACCTTCACCGCTTCTGCAAACTCGACAACCACCGTTGCTTCCCAACTACCTTCACCGACGACCAAACACAACAACAAGTGTTGGATCCGTCCCGAGGAAATCCAATCCCCTCGCCCTGCATCGCATTGCACCACTTGCCCTGCTCTCGCTGCGGAAACCGCAGCCGCTCTAGCAGCTGCATCCATCGTCTTCCATGATAACGAGGCCTATTCCAAGAAACTGATCCATGGAGCAGACGTGATCTTCCGATTCGCCACGCAAGGATTAGGAGACAAGTACTCTGGCGGGGCCGATCCGCCTTCGCTTCTCTATAACTCGAGCGGCTTCTGGGATGAGTTCTTGTGGGGCGGAACATGGATGTACTTGGCTACCGGAAATTCTTCCTACCTCAATCTTATCACTAGTCCTGAATTGGATGAGAAAGTTGGTTCCATGCGGCAGAGTGTGCTTTCTTGGGACAACAAGCTTCCTGGTGCTGCATTGCTTCTTGCTCGCTTGAGAATGTTCTTGGATTACGGCTATCCTTACGAACAAGTATTGAAAAATTATCAAAACAAAATCGATGACATAGTGTGCTCTTATCTCCCAAATTCCAACAAATTTAACAGAACAAAAGGAGGGTTGATCATGTTAAACCATGGAAATCCACGCCCTCTTCAGTACGTTGTGAACGCAGCATTCTTGGCTAAGCTATATAGTGATTACATGG GTGCCTTATACGTACCTGGAATAATGTGCGGAGGTAAATTCTACCGTTCAGAAGCATTGGAGGATTTTGCTAGGACTCAGGTGGATTACATACTTGGGAAGAATCCAGAGAAGATGAGCTATGTGGTTGGGTCTGGAGAGAGATACCCTGAAGAAGTTCACCACATGGGTGCATCTATTATGAGTGAGAAGGGGAAGAAGTATGGTTGTGGTGGTGGATGGAAGTGGAGGGACCGAAGGAAACCGAATCCGAATGTGATTGTAGGAGCCATGGTTGGTGGTCCTGATAAGCTTGATGGTTTCAATGACTTGCGTTCCAACTATAACTACACTGAACCATCTCTTGCAGGGAATTCGGGTCTTGTTGCGGCGCTTGTGGCTTTGTCACAGAATGCCACTCCAAATAATGGGATAGACCACAACACCATATTCTATTCAGTTCGACTTCCCTAA
- the LOC130936380 gene encoding GATA transcription factor 15-like → MEVQVGAVSNRSCNDCHTTTTPLWRAGPDGPRSLCNACGLRYRKRRKALDKGGAKKSRKRNNRATSEHDDEVDFGCNLEPYTLHGRSQFKLKEEEEAAILLMALSCAY, encoded by the exons ATGGAAGTTCAAGTTGGAGCAGTATCAAACAGAAGCTGTAACGATTGCCACACAACCACCACACCTCTATGGAGGGCTGGTCCAGATGGCCCTAGG TCTCTTTGCAATGCATGTGGGCTAAGGTACAGGAAGAGGAGGAAAGCCCTGGATAAAGGGGGAGCAAAGAAAAGCAGGAAGAGGAATAATAGAGCAACAAGTGAGCATGATGATGAAGTGGATTTTGGTTGCAATTTGGAGCCTTATACATTACATGGAAGAAGTCAATTCAagttaaaagaagaagaagaggctGCTATATTGTTGATGGCCCTTTCTTGTGCTTATTAG
- the LOC130936693 gene encoding uncharacterized protein LOC130936693, protein MQSRVALAYAAARRWCWKSSQRGLCSATRSRTADPEVHSGELEAGPKVHQSPPKGTESNNTSSTKFVETDHASSKKDDPLAATPKSPTEPSSKLKSTGVNQPLEPSLQQKRQQSSKASVLEEASCTAGIDEAPFPEEKSRKEQEEDDRGYFKDHKASPLSELEIADTRNPLSRASDRTADSRREVGSGGVIVWLPEQLDTAEDSLRRATEIWRQNAMRGDPDAPHSRILRQLRGEDF, encoded by the exons ATGCAATCAAGGGTAGCATTAGCATACGCAGCAGCAAGAAGATGGTGTTGGAAATCATCGCAACGAGGCTTATGCTCCGCCACACGTAGCAGAACAGCAGACCCTGAAGTTCATTCGGGAGAATTAGAAGCTGGACCTAAAGTTCACCAATCACCACCCAAA GGTACAGAGAGTAATAATACAAGCAGCACCAAGTTTGTGGAAACGGATCATGCATCGAGCAAAAAGGACGATCCTCTTGCGGCGACTCCAAAATCTCCAACTGAACCATCTTCGAAACTGAAGAGCACTGGGGTGAACCAGCCATTGGAGCCTAGCCTTCAACAGAAGCGGCAGCAGAGTTCGAAAGCTTCCGTGTTGGAAGAAGCGAGTTGCACCGCTGGTATAGACGAAGCTCCGTTTCCGGAAGAGAAGAGCCGGAAGGAACAGGAAGAGGATGACAGAGGTTACTTCAAAGACCACAAGGCGTCGCCCTTGTCGGAGTTGGAGATCGCGGACACGAGGAACCCTTTGAGTCGTGCATCAGATAGGACGGCGGATTCAAGAAGGGAAGTGGGGAGTGGCGGTGTAATAGTGTGGCTGCCGGAGCAGCTGGACACGGCGGAGGATTCTCTGAGGAGGGCCACTGAGATATGGCGGCAAAATGCTATGCGTGGTGACCCTGATGCCCCTCATTCCAGGATTCTTAGACAACTTCGCGGCGAAGATTTTTAA